aaaaccacccattttcgaggcaaatttgtgtggatcattgtattctacttttaaaacatctttctaactatatgcattttataacaaacggttacacacgcttttcaaagaccaactcgactgatccaaggcaacgtgttcctttaatacctTAAGTCATCTCAGCTCCCATACCAGGGAGGATACAGCCTGTGATGACAAGTATGTAgcacactaagctaaatcattcacaagaaccatctttgcCCGCAAAGGTACCCATTCaccccttggtggagagaagcaattatagctaagcatcttgctcaaggacatacaGGTCATGACCTGGTTTTCAAACCCACATTTTATTATGACctagccaccagaacttgagtccgatgctctaaaccgctcAGACATGACTTTGGTAACAATTTATGGATGGTAAGACATTACTGCGACTTAACCAGTCTATTGAGATTGGGATTGGGTGAGTGAGTGAGACTTACGTCAGATGTCTTGGGGCTTGGTGCTTGGTGTGGAGGATCGGAGGCGGGGCTTTTGGGCGATCCCCAACGACTGAAGACAGCGTTGCACTTGGAATGAAACAGGTGCTCCTGATGGGcaaaaaatgaaacaacaattaaacctataataataaataatagtaagaTGAAAGAATCATGGTTtagttgctaagcagaaaatactgcctgacaaatttctttgctaagccaaAATtgggtggggcaccagtcacaacattgTTCTGACGGGCTTAATGTAAGATGGAGGTCTATGAATGTAGAAGAAATAACCAACAATAATATACCATCAGTATTCTACATCATTCAGTAAAAATTCAGCAGGGAATcgcaagtcaagtcaagtggTTTAAACCTCTACCTATCAGTAAACTTACTTCCTGGCAGTCGTGACGACGTTCCTCTTGGGTTCTTGATCGTAACTCTGCGATTCACAGCCGTACATCTCGGATAATTCATGAACGACACGCCGCTGGTCCCGATTCATGGAGGGGAAGACGTGACTGCGACTTGGATGCTTTGactttgataaaataaaaaaaaatcctcagtCTCGtaaaaggggtttgccctggtgttcctggctgtggctgctgtatgcgccgtagcaccttgtaaacccctaTGAAGTGCTAaagtctcagaattcatcactgcaatcttattgagagtttgtatatactcagcgccttgagtaccttgtttggaagatacgtgcgctatataagacttcaatattattatgtcCACGCACGAAGAgtaatctgagaaatgtttgtgACAGTAACGTGTCTCAGATTCAATTTGAAGGACAAGAACTGATATCATCACTTCAGGTCGATCAAACTCCTATCCAGATCTTTTGTCCAAAGAACAGAACTTCCTCTTCAAATACTTACAGCTTGAGCAGAGGCTACCAAAGCTGCGATCTCCTTCTCTATGCCAGCTACAAAAGCTGGGGTTTTCCTGTTCAGGGAAGATTAAGAATATCCGTTAAAGTTGATTGTCTTCAAAGAATATTGTCTTTAAGAAGTGTTTTGTGCAAAATGCTGACATTAGTAAGGGTTCGGTTTTTGTATTGGCACTagagtccttgagcaagatactaagaccataattgcttcattcTTTATGGGATTTGTAAAGCGTaggctttaataataataataataacaataacaatatcaataacaataacaataacaataacagtaacagtaatagtaatagtggcttcttatatagcgctcaggtccgtcacgcagtgatgCTCATGTTGCTTCAACattataacccctggtcactgggccttacacattccttaaaccatctcagctccccggggagtatacagcctgtgccgcaaAATATGTAGCGGACTGAGCTTATTAGTCACAttaaccaactctgccctcacaggtaacAATTTACCCCTGGggggagagaagcaattatagtaattatagctttgtgttgtgtaatgcatgctGAAGACCAAAGTACAATTATTGTAAGAACATGGGGTTTGCCCAGGGCCCGAATTTATAGAATTGTTGAATTGCTTTGAATTTAGGGTCGACAGGAAAAATGAAACAGTTTAATTACTTGGCTTGCTCTTTCAGGAACATATTGTAGGTCGGAGTAAACTTTGAGCTCTCTGGGTTGATCTGCAATGCAGAGGCGAGTCTCCTGTAattgtcaacaaaaataaacaaataatattagtatttttgtttacgtaTAGCGACTACTGGTAATGCCATGATTTTTGTGAATTTCAAGTTGACATGTTACTGATTCATTATAACGGTCCTATACTTTGATGCGAGCAAGAATGACATTTTAAACCAGAACCAAAAGAAAAGTCTCCAACAGATTTTAGTGAGTTTAGTACAAACAGGCAAAAAATGAGCTTGAACGAAAGTTTAAAGGGAACAAAAGCTGCTTACCTGTTTCTGGCGAGAATGGAACACTGCTGATCACACTCCAacctacaaaataaaatgtccaAAAGCAAACGATTTCAATATCCCGAGTGAAAGAAAATGTTGGACACAGACACCATGCCATGatctctgttgccctggtcttggcttctgttgccctggtcttggcccccCATTCAAAGTTTCTCATAGACTTTGGAATGCAATGCCCTCATCTTTGGGTACATTGATTGAACCTTATTACTAATGGCATACTCTCCTGTCCAACTGGCCTGTGCCACAAACATTCACAGGAGATTGTGGAGACCAAGTCCATAGTACACAAGTAATAGGGTTTCCACAAAAGACCAGCTGTACAAATAGAAGAaacccaatgctagcctggatgtttttattttttaaatattttttatatgcaagtcgccagacacacaaggcctgaaggccacttcaaggtgtgggggATACAATTGTtatttccagaggccattgccacctactcctagggctgaaacagggttaccccctttacagtccatatgcatggatgtaggcttgggtatcatcaatccgaagcctggctggtagagcagaaagcactacctccccaattttatgtagcaagtgtgatgactgggattcgaacccacactctgctgatcaaacaccagagcttgaatccggtgctcttaaccgctcggccatgacacatgGTGTGGTACTTTTTGGCAGTCTGACCAGCGTATAGGAGGATGTTTCACAAAAGCATAACTCACTGTCTTTGTTTCTTGCTATTCCTCAGAGCCATCATCTGACTTATATCAACATCTCCACCAGACTGACTTCTCTGCCCGGCTAGAGTATATGTTGCCAAtctaaagaagaacaaaaattacaattacaaATATTACGGAAACTGGAAATAGTATGTAACAACTCAACATGACAAAGAAGCTTACAGCGTGATAAATTTCAGAGAATGAATTATTTACAACTTGTTTAATGGCCTCACGTTTTGATCCtaccagagtctttctcaagttGAGCCGTGAGactttgcatttataccctagGTCTCTTGGGTTGATAAGCAATGTGCAACAGCTTATTCCATTGATGTTTTCTGTAGAATTAATTATGTGGGTCTTTCCCGACTCTTACAAAGTACATCACAAAGTAACTCCTCCAGACTACTAAActccaatagaccgtattgaatatgacgttaccgttcaaatatctgccctacaacatggcgtctgtgcgcgtgtgtgcgtgcatgtgccgtagaaatcaaaccaggaatgctGCGTGATGCGTGCTTCAATGATGCACACGCTTAGACACACATACGGTTGGCCCTACAAGACGgagactttcatagcaaaaagggggtTATTCAATCTggtctatacatgtacacgtacatggtGGTTCTGTCACTGTTTTAAATGTCACTAAAAATTCAAAGGCGCTTATACCCATGATACCTTTTATTCACTTTTCTTTTGCTGGATTTTGATTGAGTCTCTAATCTTTACCTCTGGAAGGCCTCGTTGAGTTGAGCATCATCCCCTCCTTGTAGACACTGAGTGGCCTCGGAGCGATTCCCGCAGGCACAGTGGATGGAGAACTTAGCCTTACACTGGGTGGGTGGGCAGGGGTTGCCCACATGGCATGGGGCGGCACAGGGGTGGCCACACTCTGGACGAGGGGCAAGGCATGGGTGTTTGCAGGCTTCGCAGGTACCCTGTCGGGGAAACAAAATAGGATTACAGTAAAACGTTATTACAAACCATTCTTGAAAGGCAAAGAATACATTTagtttttgtaaccgtttgattgttttaatcctatataaatgtatgtTTACCGTAgcacacttctcagattcaactttTGGGGCATAAAATGTATAGCTTTGTACATAACCCAGattactttaaagtgaaatctttcttaaaatgctttatactttcaTTTTCATACTTTTTACttaaagctgctgtaggctccAAACTAAAGGTTTATTGccactaattttaagagtgattactgAGCATATACCTTCCTTTAAAGGACATTTTGAAAGCTTTTTGTGACTCGGTCCAATAAGTACATTTCCTAAGGAGTGGGGGAGTTGAGGGGGTTGTCTTGAGTACTCGTACCTTATGACAAATCTTCTTACAGTTGTGCATCTGGCACTGTAGTTTCTTCTCGCATGGATGGCCGCATGAGATGTCCTTGATGTGGCATGGGATGTTGTAACGTTTCTatttgtaaaaagtaaaaagatCATCATTACACTTAGCATACACTAGAtcctactccccccccccccccccccacatatgCTTTCCCTGCCTCATTAGATGTGTTTGTCTTCAAGATAAAAGTGCACAGCTTCTTCTTGGATCAAATGTCTTAACTTGCTACTTCTATTTTAGGTCATTGTTTCCTTTGGTGGTTATGGTGTAGTGTAGGTTAGTTTAGTGTCTTGACTAGGAGATTGTGACCTGGGAATTGACAGCCTTTGGGGCCAAGACCAACAGAGTAGAGTTGGGATGAACAGAACGCTAAGTCAGACAATAGGGCTGTTAGCCTAGTCTCAGGACTCCATGACCACAGGCTTCACTTCCCTTGTTTTTCACTGTTTCATAGACTTATTCTATTGATCCTTCTTTTTGTTGATCTTCTATACAACTTGATTCTAGCTTTTGCTATGGGCCACTGTTTATCTGTGCGCTGTTTTTATCTGGTTCCtgaatcaaaatcaaaaatacaattttaatataaaaaaataaaaaaattagcGCTAATCCTGACCTCATGGTTCCCCATGCACATTTTAGACGAGAGTTCGGCACACGGTGGGCATGCCGTCTCGTAGTGACAGTTGTGACGTACAGTGTGATTGCAGTCATGCCGACGGGCGCACAGTTGGGGGCATTCTGGGGGCCTGGTGCCACACTGGATCGGGGGCATCATAACGGTTGCCCCGCAGTGGCAGGTGTGCTCATCAAAAcctgcaaaatattgaaaataattggtcgtTGTCAATTGGCGTACTCTCCTGACCAACTGGCCCTTGCCCCAAAATGGCACAGGAAAATGTGAAAACGAAAGTCTTTAGTACAATTGTAAGCCATTGGGTTTGCAAATAACACCTGCAGTACAAACCTAATGCAAGTCTACAAGGTGTGGTAGTTTGTGGCATTCTATGGTACAGAAactcagtggacactatcggtaattactcaaaataattattagcataaaacctcacttgctaacgagtaatggggagaggttgatagtataaatcattgtgagaaacggctccctctgaagtgatgtagttttcgagaaagaagtaattttccacgaacttgatttcgagacctcaagtttagaatttgaggtctcgaaatcaagcatctgaaaccacacaacttcgtgtgacaagggtgtttttttctttcatagttatctcgcaactccgacgaccaatcaagctcaaattttcacaggtttgttattttatgcatatgttgagatacaccaagtgagaagactggtctttgacaattaccaatagtgtccattgtctttaaaacaacaacTCTATATTTAACACCTGCAGTACAAACCTAATGCTAGTCTACAAGGTGTGGTAGTTTGTGGCATTCTATGGTACCTTAAAGGGTAAGAAGTAGAGCAACTTTGGATTGTATAATGCATTTCACCTCAAAGTGCTGCACGGTTATGGAACAattatataattttgtattcCCAAAACTTTAATGTATGATTTAGACTTTGTATTTCTATGGAATTAaacttcctgcgtggacatgtTCGCTCCGGAGTTTTGGCGatattttattgtatacaactacatctatataggattaaaacaattgaactgtTCCTAAAACTAAATAtatacaatgcctttaaactcACTTGCATTGAGGCAACGTACACAGTTACCGGGGTGGCACATCTCTTCACATCTGTGTAGTCCGCAGTTAAGCATTCGTCCGCAGATCTGACCGCAGTGGTGATTCTTGTCCTGAAATTGTTGAAAACAAGATTGcttttaagcaagatttttctgtatTTGGAAAGTTTGAATGGGTGAATGGACAAAATAGTCTGCACCCTTTCGAAAATCAGTAATCAAGATATTTTGTATGGGGGACATGGCTATTAATATCCTCTTTGATTTGATGAGTTGTACCTCAAATTTGAgattcatttaatttcatttcatttaattttttctggctgtgaagccaaggacATTCAGAAACAATAACTTAATCACTGAACTAGGAAGAAAGTCTTATGTGGTagaaaaaccccagagaaatatTCCATGGGAACATCCAAGCAgttaggtagggactgaaaaacccaatccagaCAGTGcccggtgtgattcgaaccggggtcctagaagTGGAAgtcaaggaaagataccactatgccaaccaCTGTACTGTTCATTCTAAGCATCGGGCCTGGCAtacttaagtcctaagataaatcATACCATGCAGCACTTGGTGTTACACTTATGCTTCCCACAATCCTTCTTCTTGGTGCACTTCCTGTCACATGCCATAGACACCTCACCCGTGGCTACGTCCAATGCTTCGACGAGATCTCGGCAGGAGACGTCGATCATGCGGTGGCCGCATCGGCAGCGTATGGTGGACGTTAGAGAGCACTCTTTACAAGCTCCTTCATGGCATGTCTTCTTACAGGTGTGGATGTCTTTAAGGAGATAAACAAAAGAATTAAACAAGCAGTAACTCAATGTAACTCGAGCCTGAACCGCAAATTTCTGACAACTGCTTACCAGTGTTGTTGACTCAAGTAGGTGACCTGGACAACAAAGGTAGTCAACGAAAAGATTTGATTTTACATAAGTTTGTCACAATCTAATGAGAGTGGACATATTTTGGGATATGTGACTTGcaacttgacttgacttgaggaaaAATGATTTGGTTACAACACTGCTGCTCACCCTCTCCACCACACATGAGTGGCTTGCTGCAGGTGTTCTCGCATGTTGGAATCGGGTCCAGGCAAGACTCCCGTTTCTGACCTTCCTTTGTTAGTTCCGACAGCTTGGTCTGGCCGCAGGGACAGTGGGTCACCATATCGGGGGTCAGAGAGCAAGGGTAGCAGGGTCCTGGGTGGCATGGTCTAGTGCAGGTATGCTTGTCACAGGCTAGAGTTCTAAATGATAAATAAAGAggaagaaactgtaaataaacagTACACTTGCGGGTAAAAACcttttgtaaatctcttttgcgggggtgttggctctgaaaaagagCCGGTGTTGTATCaacatttcgaacagtatactctgctcgtctttaggAGAAATGATGACGAGGCaaaaaataagtaggatttcaaacttgacatggtggaagtataactaatgtgaagtttgtggtaacaccatgtgaaaaggcagaaaatggaaaaatggAAACTTGTTTCGCTTGAAGATTATGTAGAAGTTTGGTTTGAAAAGTAGTCTGGTtcttgtagagtgtcatggccgagtggttaagagcatcgaattcaagttctggtgcgttttcaccggagtgtgggttcgaatcccggtcgtgacacttgtgtccttgagcaagatactttactataattgcttctcttcacccaggggaataaatgggtacctgcgagggtagaggttgatattgtgaatgaaaaagcctttggagcgatataaactgttgcccaggttgtatactcccaagggagctgagaaacattaaaaagggatgttattggccctatgaccagggcactaatgtaaagcgcttagagaattaagtgttagttattaggcgctatataaatcgaaagttattattagttattattCTTTACCTTTCACAAAGAGCATGGCATGAGTATTGTTCAGGTCCTTCTTGAAGCGGGTTACCAGACTCGTCCAATCCACACAGCACAAGTTTGTTGTCCTTACCGCAATAGCACTCTATGATTAATGGAAAGATTGTTAGGTTTAATAAAGATCAACAGGTGGTCAGCTTGGCTTTCCTCCCCTTTCCACCTCTAGGCCCCTGGTTTGGATCACGCTGGGGGCACTACACTGATAGGGTTTTCAGTTCCTAACGggctgcgtgggttttccctggaataattctctgggggtTTTGCtcctacatctaaaactgaaactttttGGCTGTTGTCAAAGTGGTAAAGTTTTAAGACTGCAGTACTTGCAATCAcaacaaggttgtgggttcgaaccctacttagctaactgctgatttcgaAATGACTAGAATATTTAGATTTATAAGTATTGTCGATATTGtaactattggtaaatgtcaaagaccagtcttctcacttggtgtacctcaacattatgcataaatcggagttgcgagataactatgaaagaaaaaacacccttgtcacacgaagttgtgtgcgtttagatggttgatttcgagacctcaaattctaaacttgaggtctcaaaatcaaattcgtggaaaattaccatttctcacaatgttttatactaccaacctctccccattactcgctaccaagtaaggttttatgctaataattattttgagtaattaccaatagtgtccactgcctttaaaccaatgtttgtaagagctgttgccagcttggcatttATATTCCCTTGTCCTGAGTTCCCTGGAGAGGAATATCATCTaaaataaggccgtgtccgaattggcgactttggctacagctacggctagaccagcgcgtctaccagtgttgaagaatagcagacgcgcgcgccctagccgtagctgtagccgaagtccccaattcggacacggccttagactCAATATGTTTACCTTGTTGAAGTTCCACCTGGCAAGGTTCGCATTTCCCTGAATGACACACTGCCTCACACTCATGAATCCCGCAGTTCAGCGTCTTGCCGCACTCTCCCTCGCAGCGCACCACCTGCGCCGTTCCGCAGCGAATCGTCTGCGTCGTCCCCCCGCATAGACAAGTCTGCTTGATGCTGGCCGGACACGGCGGGCACGGGCCTGGATGGCATAGAATGTTGCAGGGGTGGACGCAGTTGGTCTTGGAACGTTTACGTCGGCATACCTCGCCGCAGCTGTGCGGCATCTCGCCGGGTTGGTACGGCGGATCGCGCATCTTGGTGCAGAAGCATTTGTAGGTGTAAGGAATTGGAAGGCTTATGTTACGACACATTGGGCACTGCCACCCATCGGTTCCTGATTAACAAATAGATCAAAAGAGAAACATATGAATATAAAATTGAGCTGCcaagaggtacatgtacgtgtCTCCGGTTACAGTCCACCCTGTGGTGCAGGCGTCAGGcggactgggggggggggaggggggggggggagaggcgGGGGTTGGCACGGCCTGATGTAATAAATAGATGGCTGGCATGGTTCCATTTTATGAGAGGGTTAGATCAGAGGCCGATTTTGTACGCTGGTTATGGTGAAGAGTTTTTTTCCCAGTCCATCAAAAGAACCAGAATCCTATGAACTTCCATTTCCACTTTTGCGTTTTTATTGATTGTCTTTGTTTCTTGGTTCTTTTCTGATGTGTGATCAAGGGTCCCCATGTAGCGGGCTTGCCTGCCTGTCGTGGGTTTCCCCTTTTGCActaagttatatttttatgcttGCCCAATAAAGGTAATAAACTAAACTAATCTAAAGATAAATTCCTTGCCTTCAGCGGCCGCAGCAGGTGACTTCGCCCACTTCTTAATGCACCTCATGTGGAACACATTGTAGCATTCCTGACAACTCCAGATGGGGGAATCACACCTCACCGTCTCACAACACACTGTGCACTCGTACGTCCCCTCTGTCAGCTGCTCGATCATCGACCCAGTCTGGGTGTCTTTACTCCCCTGATACTGAGAGCGGTTCTTGGTTTTCGAGGAGTCATTCCTGTTTGGAAGATCATTTTTAATTGACTTATTAGGTGGACCAAAGAGTACAACAAAAATAGACATAAAATAACTCTGGCCTTTGTTTTGCTGTGGTACCCTCTCCAAGGTTCCAATCCAAGAGATAATTTAACTTAACACAGTACTGTTTTGAATTATGAATATTTTACTTTCACATTTGGGCTAttgaaaaacaaagaacaacCAAAGTACCTGTTCTTCTTCGGAGGAATTTTGTTCGCATTTCCCCGTCCAGATTCAAACCGTCCTTCCccagagcgccctctattgttatTGGAAGACACAGCTCCAACATCCTGATTGCGTTCATTCCCAAACGACGATGCAGCACCACGAAAAACCGGCTGATGCGACTGACCTCTGAAAGGTCCACGCTGTGAGTGTGACCTAAACCCACGACCTCTCACCCTTTGGGGTTGACCTTGCAAGAAGAAGTCCTGTTCCAGCACCTGACCATAGCCCCCATAGTTACCGAACTGCTGATTTGACTGACTGAAGTCCA
This DNA window, taken from Asterias rubens chromosome 15, eAstRub1.3, whole genome shotgun sequence, encodes the following:
- the LOC117300300 gene encoding transcriptional repressor NF-X1-like, with the translated sequence MAEFNVQQTPLDFNHSQSQQPRFQQSGGQQNFQPFQPYLLTQNYSQQSYRQPRGGGRPFYRRGRGRLAPNFNQGFAESYQNQPLQPPQLDFSQSNQQFGNYGGYGQVLEQDFFLQGQPQRVRGRGFRSHSQRGPFRGQSHQPVFRGAASSFGNERNQDVGAVSSNNNRGRSGEGRFESGRGNANKIPPKKNRNDSSKTKNRSQYQGSKDTQTGSMIEQLTEGTYECTVCCETVRCDSPIWSCQECYNVFHMRCIKKWAKSPAAAAEGTDGWQCPMCRNISLPIPYTYKCFCTKMRDPPYQPGEMPHSCGEVCRRKRSKTNCVHPCNILCHPGPCPPCPASIKQTCLCGGTTQTIRCGTAQVVRCEGECGKTLNCGIHECEAVCHSGKCEPCQVELQQECYCGKDNKLVLCGLDESGNPLQEGPEQYSCHALCERTLACDKHTCTRPCHPGPCYPCSLTPDMVTHCPCGQTKLSELTKEGQKRESCLDPIPTCENTCSKPLMCGGEDIHTCKKTCHEGACKECSLTSTIRCRCGHRMIDVSCRDLVEALDVATGEVSMACDRKCTKKKDCGKHKCNTKCCMDKNHHCGQICGRMLNCGLHRCEEMCHPGNCVRCLNASFDEHTCHCGATVMMPPIQCGTRPPECPQLCARRHDCNHTVRHNCHYETACPPCAELSSKMCMGNHEKRYNIPCHIKDISCGHPCEKKLQCQMHNCKKICHKGTCEACKHPCLAPRPECGHPCAAPCHVGNPCPPTQCKAKFSIHCACGNRSEATQCLQGGDDAQLNEAFQRLATYTLAGQRSQSGGDVDISQMMALRNSKKQRQLECDQQCSILARNRRLASALQINPESSKFTPTYNMFLKEQAKKTPAFVAGIEKEIAALVASAQASKHPSRSHVFPSMNRDQRRVVHELSEMYGCESQSYDQEPKRNVVTTARKSTCFIPSATLSSVVGDRPKAPPPILHTKHQAPRHLTTLSKMQRPDSPTGPTSPPPQAQVSQMDDFEVPDSWEVR